The Lycium ferocissimum isolate CSIRO_LF1 chromosome 1, AGI_CSIRO_Lferr_CH_V1, whole genome shotgun sequence genome includes a region encoding these proteins:
- the LOC132054850 gene encoding LOW QUALITY PROTEIN: mechanosensitive ion channel protein 6-like (The sequence of the model RefSeq protein was modified relative to this genomic sequence to represent the inferred CDS: deleted 1 base in 1 codon) — translation MDKLRKSFKSLSPDDTNTSNSEEERQVLLTEKKNESFFTITSPAMDTSDARDVIVKVNTRETPKNTELSSSSKSQFSNNGDSKTSGKTWRDSSYDFTNDEVMKAQFDFVTESPLSRVEESPMRDVKVSFNDNLNEPKRRRSSASGVAGEEVLLCTSSSSSSRRKSSVLTTRTKSRLLDPPDQDHKSQKMTMKSGFLGKGSEIDEEDPFWDEDLPEQYKKMKFTPLSVLQLLSLILIIAAFVSSLAIPVLREKRVFELELWKWELMVLVLISGRLVSGWLIRLVVYFIERNFLWRKRVLYFVYGLRNAVQNCIWLSLVLIAWQSIFDKKVERVTHGKVLPYVSRIWVCLLVGTFIWLLKTLLVKVLAMSFHVNAFFDRIQESLFNQYVIETLSGPPIVEIEHEQEEEEKVMAEVQKLQNAGATLPADLKAAILHNKRPIGKSPPSATARSPVFSSVMTKKEEGGITIDHLHRLNHKNISAWNMKRLTNIVRKGVLSTLHDQLQHSTDEEDESVEITSEKQAKVAARKLFNNVAKPGSKFIYLEDLMRFMREDESLKTIHLFEGGTEAKGVSKRALKNWVVNAFRERRALALSLNDTKTAVRKLHQMLNVLVAVIILVIWLLILRVATTHFLVLMSSQVLLVVFMFGNAAKTTFEAIIFLFVMHPFDVGDRLEVEGVQMIVEEMNILTTVFLRYDNQKIIYPNSVLSTKPISNYYRSPHMGDAIDFCIHISTPMETIATMKEKITRHVDNKSDHWYPAPLIVMRDVEDLNRIKWSVWLSHTMNHQDMGERWSRRALLVEEMIKIFRELDIEYRMLPLDVNVRNLPPLSSSRTPSNWTICA, via the exons ATGGACAAACTTAGGAAGTCCTTTAAATCTCTTTCCCCTGATGATACTAACACTTCAAACTCTGAAGAAGAACGCCAAGTTCTCttgacagaaaaaaaaaatgagtccTTCTTCACAATC ACATCCCCAGCAATGGATACATCCGACGCTAGGGACGTTATAGTCAAAGTTAACACCAGAGAGACCCCAAAAAATACTGAACTTTCCTCTTCTTCCAAGTCCCAGTTCAGTAACAATGGAGACAGTAAAACTAGTGGTAAAACATGGAGAGATTCCAGTTACGATTTCACCAACGATGAGGTTATGAAAGCGCAATTCGACTTTGTAACGGAGTCACCATTATCCAGAGTGGAAGAGAGTCCCATGAGGGATGTTAAGGTTTCGTTTAACGACAATCTTAACGAACCAAAACGCCGCCGTTCCAGTGCTAGTGGGGTGGCTGGAGAGGAAGTTTTGTTATGTACTTCCAGCAGCTCTTCATCCAGGAGGAAATCGAGTGTTTTGACAACTAGGACAAAATCAAGGCTCCTGGACCCACCTGACCAAGATCATAAGTCTCAGAAGATGACAATGAAATCTGGGTTTTTGGGAAAAGGCAGTGAAATTGATGAAGAGGATCCTTTTTGGGATGAAGATTTACCTGAGCAATATAAGAAGATGAAGTTTACTCCATTAAGTGTTCTTCAGTTGctaagtttgattttgattatTGCTGCATTTGTTTCTAGTTTAGCGATTCCAGTATTAAGGGAAAAGAGGGTTTTTGAGCTTGAATTATGGAAATGGGAGTTAATGGTTTTGGTGTTGATTTCTGGAAGATTGGTTTCTGGATGGTTGATTAGGTTGGTGGTGTATTTCATTGAGCGTAATTTCTTGTGGCGAAAACGGgttttgtatttcgtttatgGATTGAGGAATGCTGTACAGAACTGTATTTGGTTGAGTTTAGTGTTGATTGCATGGCAATCTATTTTTGATAAGAAAGTTGAGAGGGTGACCCATGGGAAGGTGTTACCTTATGTGTCTCGTATTTGGGTGTGTCTTTTGGTAGGTACATTCATTTGGCTGCTGAAAACTCTACTTGTAAAGGTGCTGGCTATGTCATTTCATGTTAACGCGTTTTTTGATCGGATTCAAGAGTCTCTGTTTAATCAATATGTGATTGAGACCTTGTCTGGGCCACCAATTGTTGAGATTGAGCACGAACAAGAAGAGGAGGAGAAAGTTATGGCGGAGGTGCAGAAGCTTCAGAATGCTGGGGCTACATTGCCTGCTGATCTCAAGGCGGCCATATTACACAACAAGAGGCCTATTGGAAAGAGCCCACCATCCGCTACCGCCAGGAGTCCTGTTTTCTCCAGTGTCATGACTAAGAAAGAAGAGGGGGGCATCACTATAGATCATCTGCATAGGCTGAATCACAAGAACATTTCAGCTTGGAATATGAAAAGATTGACCAACATTGTTAGGAAAGGGGTGTTGTCAACTCTGCATGATCAGCTACAGCATTCAACAGATGAGGAGGATGAATCTGTAGAGATCACAAGTGAAAAACAGGCTAAAGTTGCAGCCAGGAAGCTATTTAACAATGTGGCTAAGCCTGGCTCCAA GTTCATCTATCTGGAGGATTTGATGCGTTTTATGAGAGAAGACGAGTCTCTGAAAACAATACACCTCTTTGAAGGTGGAACTGAAGCCAAAGGTGTCAGTAAACGGGCTTTAAAAAATTGGGTG GTGAATGCATTTAGAGAACGAAGAGCTCTTGCTTTGTCTTTGAATGATACAAAGACTGCTGTGAGGAAACTGCATCAGATGTTGAATGTTCTTGTGGCAGTAATCATATTGGTTATCTGGCTCCTTATACTGAGAGTTGCCACTACACATTTCTTGGTCTTAATGAGTTCCCAAGTTCTTCTGGTGGTATTCATGTTTGGAAACGCAGCCAAGACAACCTTTGAGGCaatcatatttttatttgtgaTGCACCCATTTGATGTAGGTGATCGTCTTGAAGTCGAAGGAGTTCAG ATGATAGTTGAAGAGATGAATATATTGACGACAGTTTTCCTGAGATATGATAACCAGAAGATCATTTATCCAAACAGTGTCTTGTCTACAAAGCCCATAAGTAATTACTATCGCAGTCCTCACATGGGAGATGCAATTGATTTCTGTATTCATATTTCCACTCCTATGGAAACGATTGCTACAATGAAGGAGAAAATCACAAG GCATGTTGACAACAAGAGTGATCATTGGTATCCAGCTCCATTAATTGTCATGAGGGATGTGGAAGATTTGAACAGAATAAAATGGTCAGTGTGGCTTTCACATACAATGAATCACCAAGATATGGGGGAGAGATGGTCAAGGAGAGCTCTTTTGGTTGAAGAGATGATAAAGATATTCAGGGAGCTCGATATTGAATATCGTATGCTGCCTCTTGATGTCAATGTTCGTAACTTGCCACCATTGTCGTCAAGCAGAACTCCCTCAAACTGGACCATTTGTGCTTAG